A single genomic interval of Pochonia chlamydosporia 170 chromosome 7, whole genome shotgun sequence harbors:
- a CDS encoding aminoglycoside phosphotransferase (similar to Metarhizium robertsii ARSEF 23 XP_007821104.1), translating into MPARPIHQDRTDQHEPAWEGQLQSDQPQPQLHVPESNLSDSESLQNALDDDDNALVPMRYPALREAFLASLEDKKDVIEATVRLHLGVRSCHLSVREVWRSGSFSVVLPILISQTRTVFMRIPFPYRIGEDHCPGNVEEKLRTEIAPYIWLRQNCPDIPIPELHAFGLPDGSTFTHPLHTPFWEKAWWMLKRFGCSLLGRPIPVHHVKRTIRHSTTPGFLLISEARGKKLAWSWLDHYDKKAYRDRLFRSLARISLSLKAVPFPRIGSLRLQPDGSLALCNRPLSLYLQMLENEGIPTHIPLHRLYAQVESYLSDLLSFQDNKVRHQPNAVHDEEDGKLQLAALTGMRATMHHFIRPECRDGPFFLHLTDLHQKNIFVDQDWNIQTIIDLEWAHTLPLEMHLPPYWLSSRIAVDSFEDQAAIDDYEAILEEYWAIYEAEEKKRNGTIVDVAIQRDTWARGSFWYFHAVRVPKGMYTLFNRHIQPLFNKEHPDRKIFDEVFYWYWGSGAEGFIEKKLRDRKEYEASARAAFKEGSLKNT; encoded by the exons ATGCCCGCGCGGCCGATACATCAAGATCGAACTGACCAACATGAACCTGCTTGGGAAGGACAGCTTCAGTCTGAtcagccgcagccgcagtTGCATGTCCCTGAATCAAACCTCAGCGACTCGGAATCGCTGCAAAATGCtctcgacgacgacgacaatgctCTGGTCCCAATGCGCTACCCGGCCCTGAGGGAGGCATTCCTGGCATCCCTCGAGGACAAGAAAGATGTTATCGAGGCAACAGTTCGACTCCATCTGGGGGTTCGGTCCTGTCATCTGAGCGTCCGAGAGGTCTGGAGATCAGGCTCGTTCAGCGTCGTTCTTCCCATCCTCATTTCGCAAACTCGAACTGTCTTTATGCGCATCCCTTTCCCGTATCGCATTGGCGAAGACCACTGTCCGGGGAATGTTGAAGAGAAATTGCGGACCGAGATTGCCCCCTATATATGGCTGCGTCAAAATTGCCCTGATATCCCAATCCCCGAATTGCATGCCTTTGGGTTGCCTGACGGGTCAACG TTCACACATCCACTCCACACTCCTTTCTGGGAAAAAGCTTGGTGGATGTTGAAACGATTCGGCTGCTCGCTGCTTGGCCGCCCGATACCTGTCCATCATGTTAAACGGACTATTCGTCACTCAACCACCCCTGGATTTCTGCTCATAAGCGAGGCACGCGGCAAAAAGCTGGCCTGGTCGTGGCTAGATCATTATGACAAGAAGGCATACCGAGACCGACTGTTTCGCAGTCTTGCGCGTATATCACTTTCGCTGAAAGCGGTTCCCTTTCCACGCATTGGGTCATTGAGGTTGCAGCCAGATGGATCCCTCGCGCTGTGCAACCGGCCGCTTAGCCTCTATCTGCAGATGTTGGAGAACGAGGGCATTCCAACGCATATTCCGCTCCATCGCTTATACGCCCAAGTCGAATCTTACCTCTCGGATCTTCTCTCATTCCAGGATAACAAAGTTCGGCACCAACCCAACGCAGTacatgatgaggaagacggcaagTTGCAGCTCGCCGCGCTTACCGGCATGCGAGCCACCATGCACCACTTTATCCGGCCAGAATGTCGCGATGGACCGTTCTTCCTTCATCTGACAGACTTGCACCAGAAAAACATCTTTGTCGACCAAGACTGGAATATTCAGACAATCATCGATCTTGAGTGGGCGCACACCTTGCCTTTGGAAATGCATCTGCCCCCATATTGGCTTTCGTCAAGGATAGCGGTTGACAGTTTTGAAGACCAAGCTGCAATTGACGACTATGAGGCTATACTGGAAGAATATTGGGCAATCTACGAGGCTGAGGAAAAGAAGCGCAATGGAACCATTGTCGATGTAGCAATCCAGCGTGATACCTGGGCCAGAGGGAGCTTTTGGTACTTTCATGCTGTTCGAGTGCCCAAAGGCATGTATACGCTATTCAATAGGCATATCCAGCCACTGTTCAATAAAGAACATCCTGATCGGAAAATTTTTGACGAAGTCTTTTATTGGTACTGGGGTTCTGGCGCAGAGGGCTTTATAGAGAAGAAGCTTAGAGATAGGAAAGAGTATGAAGCTAGCGCGAGGGCCGCGTTTAAGGAAGGTTCGTTAAAAAACACTTAG
- a CDS encoding tripsin (similar to Metarhizium acridum CQMa 102 XP_007810700.1), whose amino-acid sequence MKYSLLLFLAPLGVWSRACTCGQANQNGAYSRNENVIPRAENADEMLDRRDVHDGLAEKRDDLYARLINGKPTGLHEYPFIAAVVYNSGAKRISCPGAIIDKKHILITAHCVNGIRANNIGVYAGSNKFDVPSAKLRTVAAIHPHPKWDSERRFYDVALLQLQDPLSFDRNTNIVCVPSQPRDFNNQTATALAWGSPSSGEGQLVQTKFETHNLDSCSVRGTGGPQFCTYAPGEGVCDNASDGPLLLWQEPTSRRYFAVGLSSWGQSCKKFPEVATDLTQLKPWIQEVVGAGGGTLCP is encoded by the coding sequence ATGAAGTATAGtttgctcctcttccttgcTCCGCTTGGAGTATGGAGCCGTGCCTGTACATGCGGGCAGGCAAATCAGAATGGCGCCTATTCGAGAAATGAAAACGTCATTCCTCGGGCTGAAAATGCCGATGAAATGCTGGACAGACGTGACGTACACGACGGCCTCGCAGAAAAACGGGATGATCTTTACGCCAGGCTCATCAACGGGAAACCGACCGGCCTCCACGAGTATCCTTTCATAGCTGCAGTCGTGTACAACTCTGGAGCCAAGAGGATTTCGTGCCCAGGTGCAATCATTGACAAGAAGCACATACTCATCACGGCACATTGTGTCAACGGCATACGAGCAAATAACATTGGTGTCTATGCCGGTTCAAACAAGTTCGACGTACCATCAGCGAAATTACGAACAGTCGCAGccattcatcctcatcctaAATGGGACTCGGAGAGGCGCTTTTACGACGTCGCACTGCTTCAACTACAAGATCCTCTTTCTTTTGATCGAAACACAAACATTGTGTGTGTACCAAGCCAGCCTCGAGacttcaacaaccagacagctaCGGCGCTAGCTTGGGGGTCACCATCGTCCGGGGAAGGACAGCTTGTGCAAACGAAGTTCGAGACGCACAACTTGGATTCCTGCAGCGTCCGTGGTACTGGGGGTCCGCAGTTCTGTACGTATGCACCAGGCGAGGGGGTTTGTGATAATGCCTCAGACGGCCCCTTGCTGCTGTGGCAGGAACCAACGTCTAGAAGATactttgctgttggtttgtCTTCTTGGGGCCAGTCTTGCAAAAAGTTCCCAGAGGTTGCAACCGATCTTACTCAGCTGAAGCCATGGATTCAGGAGGTTGTTGGAGCGGGTGGTGGCACCCTGTGCCCGTAG